The following are encoded together in the Methylorubrum sp. B1-46 genome:
- a CDS encoding molybdopterin biosynthesis protein — MSTEREMEFARRLAAAARQEQFLTVMSREEALAAFRAGIPHAVLPPETAPLAESLGRVLARDVASPIDVPPFDRALVDGFALRAADTEGANAARPRRLSLNREILACGVAPALPVAAGTATPIATGGVIPRGADAVVMVEQTEFFEDALAIDVTNPVRPGQFVGYAGADMALGETVLRKGTVVTAREIGMLAACGLSEIAVVRRPRVAVLSTGDELVAPGEALRPGAIYDSNGAIVAASVSENGGEPVPLGIVRDDEAALERALREALARADLVVLSGGTSKGAGDVSHRILSRLGEPGILVHGVALKPGKPLCLAVSEGKAVVVLPGFPTSAMFTFHEFVVPLVRALGGLPPREEEAVTARLPQRLASELGRTEFVMASLARGQDGPVALPLPKGSGSVTAFSQADGFFAVPAARSGLEAGETVSVVRLGAGVRPPDLTLIGSHCVGLDRMIGLLAERGFRARTVWVGSAGGLAALRRGECDLAALHLLDPETGRYNAPFLEPAMALAPGWRRLQGVVFREGDARFEGRSAADAVSAALADPDSVMVNRNAGSGTRLLVDGLIGAARPPGFWNQPRSHNAVAAAVAQGRADWGVAIASVARAYGLGFLPLAQEHYDFAYRAAGREKPALAAFLALLGTDAAEAALTELGFEPGGGGS, encoded by the coding sequence GTGAGCACGGAGCGCGAGATGGAGTTCGCCCGGCGCCTCGCCGCGGCGGCCAGGCAGGAGCAGTTCCTGACGGTGATGAGCCGGGAGGAGGCGCTGGCCGCTTTCCGGGCCGGCATTCCTCACGCGGTGCTTCCCCCGGAAACCGCGCCCTTGGCAGAGAGCCTCGGCCGCGTGCTCGCCCGGGATGTCGCCTCGCCCATCGACGTGCCGCCCTTCGACCGCGCCCTGGTCGACGGATTCGCCCTGCGCGCCGCCGATACCGAGGGCGCCAATGCCGCACGGCCGCGCCGCCTCTCGCTCAACCGCGAGATCCTGGCCTGCGGCGTCGCCCCGGCGCTCCCCGTCGCCGCTGGCACCGCTACCCCGATCGCCACCGGTGGCGTGATTCCGCGCGGCGCGGATGCGGTGGTGATGGTCGAGCAGACCGAGTTCTTCGAGGACGCCCTCGCCATCGACGTGACGAATCCGGTCCGGCCGGGCCAGTTCGTCGGCTATGCCGGCGCCGACATGGCCCTCGGCGAGACCGTGCTGCGCAAGGGCACGGTGGTGACCGCCCGCGAGATCGGGATGCTCGCCGCCTGTGGCCTGTCCGAGATCGCGGTGGTGCGACGGCCGCGGGTGGCCGTGCTCTCGACAGGGGACGAACTCGTCGCGCCGGGCGAGGCGCTGCGGCCGGGTGCGATCTACGATTCGAACGGGGCCATCGTCGCGGCCTCGGTGTCCGAGAACGGGGGCGAGCCGGTGCCGCTCGGCATCGTGCGCGACGACGAGGCCGCCCTCGAACGCGCCTTGCGCGAGGCCCTGGCGCGAGCCGACCTCGTCGTTCTGTCGGGGGGGACCTCCAAGGGGGCGGGCGACGTCTCCCACCGCATCCTGTCGCGATTGGGCGAGCCCGGCATCCTCGTTCACGGCGTGGCGCTGAAGCCCGGCAAGCCGCTCTGCCTCGCGGTCTCCGAGGGCAAGGCGGTGGTGGTACTGCCGGGCTTCCCGACCTCGGCGATGTTCACCTTCCACGAATTCGTGGTGCCGCTGGTGCGCGCGCTCGGGGGGCTTCCGCCGCGGGAGGAAGAGGCCGTCACGGCCCGCCTGCCGCAGCGGCTCGCCTCCGAACTCGGCCGCACCGAATTCGTGATGGCCTCCCTCGCGCGAGGGCAGGACGGCCCGGTCGCCCTGCCGCTGCCGAAGGGCTCGGGCTCGGTCACCGCCTTCTCCCAGGCCGACGGCTTCTTCGCCGTTCCCGCCGCGCGCTCGGGGTTGGAGGCCGGTGAGACGGTCTCCGTCGTGCGCCTCGGCGCCGGGGTGCGGCCGCCGGACCTCACCCTCATCGGCAGCCACTGCGTCGGGCTCGACCGCATGATCGGGCTTCTGGCCGAGCGGGGCTTTCGCGCCCGCACGGTCTGGGTCGGCTCGGCCGGGGGGCTCGCGGCCCTGCGCCGGGGCGAGTGCGACCTCGCCGCCCTGCACCTGCTCGACCCCGAGACCGGCCGCTACAACGCGCCCTTCCTCGAACCCGCCATGGCGCTGGCCCCCGGCTGGCGACGCCTGCAGGGCGTGGTTTTTCGCGAAGGCGATGCCCGCTTCGAGGGCCGCAGTGCGGCGGACGCGGTGAGCGCGGCGCTCGCCGATCCGGATTCGGTGATGGTCAACCGCAATGCCGGCTCCGGCACCCGCCTCCTCGTGGACGGGCTGATCGGCGCCGCCCGGCCGCCGGGCTTCTGGAACCAGCCGCGCTCGCACAACGCCGTCGCGGCAGCCGTCGCGCAGGGCCGGGCCGATTGGGGCGTGGCGATCGCGAGCGTTGCGCGCGCCTACGGCCTCGGCTTCCTGCCCCTGGCGCAGGAGCATTACGACTTTGCCTACCGCGCGGCGGGCCGCGAAAAGCCTGCGCTCGCCGCCTTCCTCGCGCTGCTCGGCACCGACGCGGCCGAGGCAGCCCTAACCGAACTCGGCTTCGAACCCGGCGGAGGCGGCTCGTGA
- a CDS encoding response regulator: MSKGTILAVDDEPDILIALEDLFEDEYRVLTSAKPEEALDILRADPDIAVVVSDQRMPGMTGDALLAEARSFHEAQAILLTGYADISAVIAALNRGGIIGYVAKPWDPTLLRATVRNAYERHRLGRDLATERALLRGLLDHAEEAISFKDAKGRFVRLNARKAGLVGSTVEACLGRTEIEVADTAEAREAEGVDRRAIAAGEAGSTVTARGALGAERWSHIIRVPIRGGAGEVTHLATIERDVTEQKSLEARLRQSDKMQALGTLAGGIAHDFNNLLTAILGSLELVGPKIADQPRVKRLVDNATGAAQRGSALTKRLLSFSRSNDAHARPVDPNALIEGMSALFGSSLGSLVRVERDLEPDMPFAMVDPDQLELAVLNLCINARDAMPDGGTVTISTRRAEIHDDPDLKPGTYAVLTVADEGTGIPPEILERVCEPFFTTKAVGQGTGLGLAMVFGLAQQAGGRLRITSEVGQGTRIELALPRAVGTIEGTEPEVVPVVPPAASPARILVVDDDPEVRHVTASFLNDFGYSETEAPDGRSALALLEQGHSFDLVVADLAMPGMTGVELASAIRQRFAGLPVLLLTGHAEAVQIPEDLPVMTKPFASAELAARVSQLLEAAV, from the coding sequence ATGAGCAAAGGCACGATCCTGGCCGTCGATGACGAGCCGGACATCCTGATCGCTCTGGAGGATTTGTTCGAGGACGAGTACCGGGTGCTCACCTCGGCCAAACCCGAGGAGGCGCTCGACATCCTGCGCGCCGATCCCGACATCGCCGTCGTGGTTTCCGATCAGCGCATGCCGGGCATGACCGGCGACGCCCTGCTGGCCGAGGCGCGGAGCTTCCACGAGGCGCAGGCCATCCTGCTCACCGGCTACGCCGACATCTCGGCGGTGATCGCGGCGCTCAACCGCGGCGGCATCATCGGCTACGTCGCCAAGCCCTGGGATCCGACCCTGCTGCGCGCCACGGTGCGCAACGCCTACGAGCGCCACCGCCTGGGCCGGGATCTGGCCACCGAACGCGCTCTGCTGCGCGGGTTGCTCGACCACGCCGAGGAAGCGATCTCCTTCAAGGACGCGAAGGGCCGCTTCGTGCGCCTCAACGCGCGCAAGGCCGGCCTCGTCGGCAGCACGGTCGAGGCCTGCCTGGGCCGCACCGAGATCGAGGTCGCAGACACAGCCGAGGCCCGCGAGGCAGAGGGTGTGGACCGCCGCGCGATCGCCGCCGGAGAGGCAGGATCGACGGTGACCGCCCGCGGTGCGCTCGGCGCGGAGCGCTGGTCGCACATTATCCGCGTGCCGATCCGCGGCGGCGCCGGCGAGGTGACGCATCTCGCCACGATCGAGCGGGACGTGACCGAGCAGAAGAGCCTTGAGGCACGCCTGCGCCAGTCCGACAAGATGCAGGCGCTCGGCACGCTGGCCGGCGGCATCGCCCACGATTTCAACAACCTGCTTACCGCCATCCTCGGCAGCCTCGAACTGGTCGGCCCGAAGATCGCCGACCAGCCGCGGGTCAAGCGCCTCGTCGACAACGCCACCGGCGCGGCGCAGCGCGGCTCGGCCCTCACCAAACGGCTCCTGAGCTTCAGCCGCTCCAACGACGCTCATGCCCGGCCCGTGGACCCGAATGCGCTGATCGAGGGCATGAGCGCGCTGTTCGGCTCGAGCCTCGGCAGCCTCGTGCGGGTCGAGCGCGATCTTGAGCCCGACATGCCCTTCGCGATGGTCGATCCCGACCAGCTCGAACTGGCCGTGCTCAACCTCTGCATCAACGCCCGGGACGCGATGCCGGACGGCGGCACCGTCACCATCTCGACCCGCCGCGCCGAGATCCACGACGATCCGGATCTCAAGCCGGGCACCTACGCCGTCCTCACCGTCGCCGACGAGGGCACCGGCATCCCGCCGGAAATCCTGGAGCGGGTCTGCGAACCGTTCTTCACCACCAAGGCGGTGGGGCAGGGGACGGGCCTCGGGCTTGCCATGGTGTTCGGCCTCGCCCAGCAGGCGGGCGGGCGCCTGCGCATCACCAGCGAGGTCGGGCAGGGTACCCGGATTGAGCTCGCCCTGCCGCGCGCCGTCGGCACCATCGAGGGTACGGAACCGGAGGTCGTGCCCGTGGTGCCACCCGCGGCAAGTCCGGCACGCATCCTCGTGGTCGACGACGACCCGGAGGTTCGGCACGTCACCGCTTCCTTCCTCAACGATTTCGGTTACTCCGAGACGGAGGCGCCCGACGGCCGCAGCGCCCTAGCCCTGCTCGAACAGGGGCACAGCTTCGACCTCGTCGTGGCCGATCTCGCCATGCCGGGCATGACCGGCGTCGAGCTCGCCAGCGCGATCCGGCAGCGCTTCGCCGGCCTGCCGGTGTTGCTGCTGACGGGCCATGCCGAGGCCGTTCAGATCCCGGAGGATCTGCCGGTGATGACGAAGCCCTTCGCCTCCGCGGAACTCGCCGCCCGCGTGTCGCAGCTCCTCGAAGCGGCGGTCTGA
- the cheB gene encoding chemotaxis-specific protein-glutamate methyltransferase CheB, whose protein sequence is MNGGAENPRVRVLVVEDSLVVRILLTHIIARDPRLELAGAVESGEAALAAIETVRPDVISMDIRLPGIDGLETTRRIMASRPTPIVVIADSVEDSSLKISMNALRAGALSVVEKPVATTNDGYEAVAGQICTQLRIMAAVPVIRRRPIGAEWSARKSASAPELPLLSEPGAAPSVLAVAASTGGPPALAKVIGGLAADFPLPVLLVQHMGAAFMDGFASWLDGVVPLAVNVARDGQTMQPGHVYVAPGDRHLELGASGMLRVSDAAPVGGQRPAATVLFRSVARQAGAQGIGVLLTGMGEDGAQGLLDMRKAGAATVAEHESSAVVYGMPAAAVRLNAAARVLPVDQVAPHLVRLAQRKPA, encoded by the coding sequence GTGAACGGAGGGGCTGAGAATCCGCGCGTGCGCGTTCTGGTTGTCGAGGATTCGCTCGTGGTGCGGATCCTCCTCACCCACATCATCGCCCGCGATCCGCGCCTGGAACTGGCCGGCGCGGTCGAATCCGGCGAGGCGGCGCTGGCGGCGATCGAGACCGTGCGGCCGGACGTGATCTCCATGGACATCCGCCTGCCCGGCATCGACGGGCTGGAGACGACGCGCAGGATCATGGCGAGCCGGCCGACCCCGATCGTGGTGATCGCCGATTCGGTCGAGGATTCCTCGCTCAAGATTTCGATGAACGCCCTGCGGGCCGGCGCTCTCTCCGTGGTGGAGAAGCCGGTGGCCACCACCAATGACGGTTACGAAGCGGTCGCGGGCCAGATCTGCACCCAATTGCGCATCATGGCCGCCGTACCGGTGATCCGCCGCCGGCCGATCGGCGCGGAATGGAGCGCGCGCAAGTCCGCCTCCGCACCGGAGCTGCCGCTCCTCTCGGAACCGGGGGCCGCGCCGAGCGTGCTGGCGGTCGCCGCCTCCACCGGCGGCCCGCCCGCGCTCGCCAAGGTGATCGGCGGCCTCGCGGCGGATTTCCCGCTCCCCGTTCTGCTCGTCCAGCATATGGGCGCGGCCTTCATGGACGGCTTCGCGAGTTGGCTCGACGGCGTGGTGCCGCTGGCCGTCAACGTGGCGCGGGACGGGCAGACGATGCAGCCCGGCCACGTCTACGTCGCGCCGGGCGACCGGCATCTCGAACTCGGCGCGAGCGGCATGCTGCGGGTCAGCGACGCCGCGCCCGTCGGCGGCCAGCGCCCGGCCGCGACCGTTCTGTTCCGCTCCGTCGCCCGGCAGGCTGGGGCGCAGGGCATTGGCGTGCTCCTCACCGGGATGGGCGAGGACGGCGCGCAGGGCCTGCTCGATATGCGAAAGGCCGGCGCCGCCACGGTGGCCGAGCACGAGAGCAGCGCCGTCGTCTACGGCATGCCCGCGGCGGCGGTGCGCCTCAACGCAGCCGCCCGCGTGCTGCCCGTCGATCAGGTGGCGCCCCATCTCGTGCGGCTCGCACAGAGGAAGCCGGCATGA
- the mobB gene encoding molybdopterin-guanine dinucleotide biosynthesis protein B — protein MNSLRVIGLAGWSGAGKTTLLARLIPVLVARGVRVATLKHAHHAFDIDHPGKDSFVHRQAGASEVIVSSARRWAQIREVEEGGEATLPDLLRRLTPSGLALVEGFKREVHPKLEVFRAANGRPPLHGQDPHIVGIASDVPFPQAGLPVVGLDDIEAIAGLVLERAEALEPVLARLERS, from the coding sequence GTGAACAGTCTGCGCGTCATCGGTCTCGCCGGATGGAGCGGGGCGGGCAAGACGACCTTGCTCGCCCGCCTCATCCCCGTGCTCGTCGCGCGCGGCGTGCGGGTCGCGACCCTGAAACACGCCCACCACGCCTTCGACATCGATCATCCGGGCAAGGATTCCTTCGTCCACCGGCAGGCCGGGGCGAGCGAGGTCATCGTCTCCTCCGCCCGGCGCTGGGCACAGATCCGCGAAGTGGAGGAGGGCGGGGAAGCCACGCTGCCCGACCTGCTGCGGCGGCTGACGCCGAGCGGGCTCGCCCTGGTCGAGGGTTTCAAGCGCGAGGTGCACCCGAAGCTCGAAGTCTTCCGCGCGGCCAACGGCCGTCCGCCGCTGCACGGTCAGGATCCGCACATCGTCGGCATCGCAAGCGACGTGCCGTTCCCGCAGGCCGGCCTGCCGGTGGTCGGGCTCGACGACATCGAGGCGATCGCCGGGCTCGTCCTTGAGCGCGCCGAGGCGCTTGAGCCGGTGCTCGCCCGGCTGGAAAGATCCTGA
- a CDS encoding metallothionein, producing the protein MASVDVEMVKCACPDCVCVVSLSKAVTRDDKAFCCDECADGHPDHTGCDHAGCACHG; encoded by the coding sequence ATGGCGAGCGTCGATGTCGAGATGGTGAAGTGCGCGTGCCCGGACTGCGTGTGCGTGGTCTCGCTCTCCAAGGCAGTCACCCGCGATGACAAGGCTTTCTGCTGCGACGAGTGCGCCGACGGCCATCCGGATCATACCGGCTGTGATCATGCCGGCTGCGCCTGCCACGGCTGA
- a CDS encoding molybdopterin-binding protein, whose protein sequence is MRTPSAALISLAEALAGLRSLAAPVAPRTVSLVEAHGGIAAATAHASRAIPPQRTALRDGFAVEAAAIGGASPYAPVMLPRPPVWVEAGDAMPLGTDAVLPAEGLEGRDAVAEIGAGEGTRAPGDDGSEGDILLAAGERVTPRHCLALAAADVRNVAIRTPRIRLIATGAPEPDALSPTLVALIGASGAAAEMVAVPDDPEPIARAIAAEGADAIFVLGGTGFGRSDRSAEGLAEAGRVLAHGLALRPGETAGFGETGGRPVLLLPGRPDAALAAFLALGRPLIAALAGATLAEAVEWTPRTGTLRRKITSTVGLSEIVYLRRYGSEIEPLGGADLPLRRLIEADGAVLVPPEREGYPAGSEVEVVPL, encoded by the coding sequence ATGCGCACGCCCTCCGCCGCCCTGATTTCGCTGGCCGAAGCCCTTGCCGGGCTGCGCAGCCTCGCCGCACCGGTCGCGCCGCGAACCGTTTCGCTGGTCGAGGCGCATGGAGGCATCGCCGCGGCGACGGCTCACGCCTCCCGAGCCATCCCGCCCCAACGCACCGCCCTGCGCGATGGCTTCGCGGTGGAGGCTGCCGCGATCGGCGGCGCCTCGCCCTACGCACCGGTGATGCTGCCGCGCCCGCCCGTCTGGGTTGAGGCCGGCGACGCCATGCCGCTCGGCACCGACGCTGTGCTGCCCGCCGAAGGGCTGGAAGGCCGCGACGCCGTCGCCGAGATCGGCGCGGGCGAAGGCACCCGCGCACCGGGCGACGATGGGTCCGAAGGCGATATCCTCCTCGCGGCGGGCGAGCGGGTCACGCCGCGCCATTGCCTCGCGCTCGCCGCCGCGGATGTTCGCAATGTCGCGATCCGCACGCCTCGAATCCGCCTGATCGCGACGGGCGCGCCCGAGCCGGATGCGCTGTCGCCGACGCTCGTTGCCCTGATTGGAGCTTCCGGCGCAGCCGCCGAAATGGTCGCGGTGCCGGACGACCCGGAGCCGATCGCAAGGGCCATCGCCGCCGAGGGGGCCGACGCGATCTTCGTCCTCGGCGGCACCGGCTTCGGCCGCAGCGACCGCAGCGCCGAAGGGCTGGCCGAGGCAGGCCGCGTGCTTGCCCACGGCCTTGCCCTGCGCCCCGGCGAGACGGCGGGATTTGGCGAGACGGGGGGACGGCCGGTGCTGCTCCTGCCCGGACGGCCCGACGCAGCGCTCGCCGCCTTCCTGGCTCTCGGCCGCCCGCTGATCGCCGCCTTGGCCGGAGCGACCTTGGCCGAGGCTGTCGAATGGACGCCGCGAACCGGCACGCTCCGGCGCAAGATCACATCTACCGTCGGCCTTTCTGAGATCGTCTACCTTCGCCGCTACGGATCGGAGATCGAACCGCTCGGCGGGGCCGATCTGCCGTTGCGGCGGTTGATCGAGGCGGACGGCGCCGTGCTGGTGCCGCCGGAGCGGGAGGGTTATCCCGCGGGCAGCGAGGTCGAGGTGGTGCCGCTGTGA
- a CDS encoding c-type cytochrome — MRVTQFVGVIAALLLALPAVAQMRGHGGPVRALAITGDGRLAVSGGFDQAAIVWGLDTGAALNVLRFHDGAVNAVATLPDGRFASGSEDGRIALWRLGQTEPERVLEGHAGPVASLAVSPDGAALASAAWDGTARIWPLAGGPARILEGHKGNVNAVAFLPDGGLVTAGADASVRIWTEDGQPVTSATLPSALSALAVTADGEIAAAGADATVRFLGRDGRERGQVELGPAPVIALSPSPDGTRIAAASAGGTVAMIDRAGRKVLFNLVGPGLPVWSVAWRPDGSELVTGGGDRLVRRWNASNGEPIGPLAMPRPADVLAAFHGERGAEVFRACVACHTLTPDEPPRAGPTLAGIFGRRIAAIPGYRYSEALRGMDIVWTPETVARLFEVGPARYTPGTRMPEQTINSAEDREALMRFLAKATGASETKAGTTAPN, encoded by the coding sequence ATGCGGGTGACGCAGTTTGTCGGAGTGATCGCTGCCCTGCTGCTCGCGCTGCCGGCGGTGGCGCAGATGCGCGGTCACGGCGGGCCGGTGCGGGCGCTCGCGATCACCGGCGACGGCCGGCTCGCGGTCTCGGGCGGCTTCGATCAGGCGGCGATCGTCTGGGGGCTCGACACCGGCGCGGCCCTGAATGTCCTGCGCTTCCACGACGGTGCGGTGAACGCGGTGGCCACCCTGCCCGACGGCCGCTTCGCCAGCGGGTCGGAGGACGGCCGCATCGCTCTGTGGCGGCTCGGTCAGACCGAGCCGGAACGCGTTCTCGAAGGGCATGCCGGCCCGGTCGCAAGCCTTGCCGTGTCGCCCGACGGCGCGGCTTTGGCGTCCGCCGCCTGGGACGGCACCGCGCGAATCTGGCCGCTCGCGGGAGGCCCGGCGCGAATTCTTGAGGGACACAAGGGCAACGTCAACGCGGTTGCCTTCCTGCCCGATGGCGGGCTCGTCACGGCCGGAGCCGATGCGAGCGTGCGGATCTGGACGGAGGACGGCCAGCCCGTCACGTCGGCGACGCTGCCGAGCGCGCTCAGCGCGCTGGCCGTCACCGCCGACGGCGAGATCGCTGCGGCGGGGGCGGATGCGACGGTGCGGTTTCTCGGACGCGACGGGCGCGAGCGGGGGCAGGTCGAACTCGGGCCCGCGCCGGTGATCGCGCTGTCGCCCTCCCCCGACGGCACCCGGATCGCCGCAGCCAGCGCTGGCGGAACCGTCGCGATGATCGACCGGGCCGGCCGGAAGGTCCTGTTCAACCTTGTCGGGCCGGGCCTGCCGGTCTGGTCGGTGGCGTGGCGGCCGGACGGGAGCGAACTCGTCACCGGCGGCGGCGACCGCCTCGTGCGGCGCTGGAACGCGAGCAACGGCGAGCCGATCGGTCCACTCGCCATGCCCCGGCCGGCGGATGTGCTGGCGGCCTTCCATGGCGAGCGCGGCGCGGAGGTGTTCCGCGCCTGCGTGGCCTGCCACACTCTGACCCCCGACGAACCACCCCGCGCCGGTCCGACGCTCGCGGGCATCTTCGGCCGGCGCATCGCCGCCATTCCGGGCTATCGCTACTCCGAGGCGCTGCGGGGCATGGACATCGTCTGGACCCCGGAGACGGTTGCCCGCCTATTCGAGGTCGGGCCCGCGCGCTACACGCCGGGCACACGCATGCCTGAGCAGACGATCAACAGCGCCGAGGACCGCGAGGCGCTCATGCGCTTCCTCGCCAAGGCGACGGGCGCGTCGGAGACCAAGGCGGGGACGACCGCGCCGAACTGA
- a CDS encoding response regulator: protein MTASAKPATASGHRLLLVEDSETQALELRLQLEAQGFSVKRCATAEAALDLLNTDLPDLVVADHHLPGMNGDEFTRQMRLSLRTRALPVVMLTGTRNGERHGFESGADAYVEKSADRDLLVLRIRALLRERKNSATEGPSGAAFRRGRVLVVDGSATYRAFFTGLLTQEGHTVVAAADRSAALAALDEPGAGFDCVTLDLVGSAYDGIALCTEIAERRMKAPEGGGNAFPLVGMAGDKPDKSLLVAAFAAGADDVVSKADGEVLAMRVRGLVRRRLLEEDNRRISGEFGDRERAVERARAEAEAAAARAALADALEQANSDLEDANRKLTEAQAKLVQAAKMASLGELVAGIAHEINNPLAFILAHQGTVERLLGELPPPEGPEGQRALTKARDRVGSMRLGLTRIQDLVLNLRKFSRLDEGERGLVNVPEAIETVLALIQHKLGTRIHVTRDFSGRPEISCTPALLNQVVMNILGNAADAIHGEGTITVSTYSDAETDMIRISDTGPGIPEDLREKIFEPFFTTKPVGSGTGLGLAIAYSVVQAHSGSLTVETAPGGGASFVIGIPRQPAPV, encoded by the coding sequence ATGACCGCGAGCGCAAAGCCCGCCACCGCGTCCGGCCACCGGCTGTTGCTGGTGGAGGATTCGGAGACTCAGGCGCTCGAACTGCGGCTGCAGCTCGAAGCGCAGGGCTTCTCGGTGAAGCGCTGCGCCACGGCGGAGGCCGCGCTCGACCTGCTCAACACCGACCTCCCCGACCTCGTCGTCGCCGACCACCATCTGCCGGGCATGAACGGCGACGAGTTCACCCGGCAAATGCGTTTGTCGCTGCGCACCCGCGCGCTTCCGGTGGTGATGCTCACCGGCACCCGCAACGGCGAGCGCCACGGCTTCGAGAGCGGCGCCGACGCCTATGTCGAGAAGTCCGCCGACCGCGATCTCCTCGTGCTGCGCATCCGCGCCCTGCTGCGCGAGCGCAAGAACAGCGCCACGGAAGGCCCGTCCGGCGCCGCCTTCCGCCGCGGCCGGGTTCTCGTCGTCGACGGCAGCGCCACCTACCGCGCCTTCTTCACCGGGCTCCTTACCCAGGAGGGCCACACCGTGGTCGCCGCGGCCGACCGCTCGGCGGCGCTTGCCGCCCTCGACGAGCCGGGCGCCGGGTTCGACTGCGTCACGCTGGACCTCGTCGGCAGCGCCTATGACGGCATCGCGCTCTGCACCGAGATCGCCGAGCGCCGCATGAAGGCGCCGGAGGGGGGCGGCAACGCTTTCCCGCTCGTCGGCATGGCCGGGGACAAGCCGGACAAGAGCCTGCTGGTGGCCGCCTTCGCCGCGGGCGCCGACGACGTGGTCTCGAAGGCCGACGGCGAGGTGCTGGCGATGCGGGTGCGCGGCCTCGTCCGCCGCCGTCTGCTGGAGGAGGACAACCGCCGCATCTCCGGCGAATTCGGCGACCGCGAGCGGGCAGTGGAACGAGCCCGCGCCGAGGCCGAGGCCGCCGCCGCCCGCGCTGCTCTGGCCGACGCGCTGGAACAGGCCAACAGCGACCTGGAGGACGCCAACCGAAAGCTCACGGAAGCGCAGGCCAAGCTCGTCCAGGCCGCCAAGATGGCCTCGCTCGGCGAGTTGGTGGCCGGCATCGCCCACGAGATCAACAACCCGCTCGCCTTCATCCTCGCGCATCAGGGCACGGTGGAGCGCCTGCTCGGCGAGTTGCCGCCGCCGGAGGGGCCCGAGGGGCAGCGGGCACTGACGAAGGCGCGCGACCGCGTCGGCTCGATGCGGCTCGGCCTCACCCGCATTCAGGATCTCGTGCTCAATCTGCGCAAGTTCTCGCGGCTCGACGAGGGCGAGCGCGGCCTCGTCAACGTGCCGGAGGCGATCGAGACGGTGCTGGCCCTGATCCAGCACAAGCTCGGCACGCGCATCCACGTGACACGCGACTTTTCCGGACGGCCGGAGATCTCCTGCACCCCGGCGCTCCTCAATCAGGTCGTCATGAACATCCTCGGCAACGCCGCGGACGCGATCCACGGCGAGGGCACGATCACGGTGTCGACCTATTCGGACGCCGAGACCGACATGATCCGCATCAGCGACACCGGGCCGGGCATTCCGGAGGATCTGCGGGAAAAGATCTTCGAGCCGTTCTTCACGACCAAGCCGGTCGGATCGGGGACCGGACTCGGCTTGGCGATTGCGTACAGCGTCGTTCAGGCGCATAGCGGCTCGCTGACCGTGGAGACGGCGCCGGGCGGCGGCGCGAGCTTCGTCATCGGCATTCCGAGGCAACCGGCACCGGTATGA